From a single Lolium rigidum isolate FL_2022 chromosome 7, APGP_CSIRO_Lrig_0.1, whole genome shotgun sequence genomic region:
- the LOC124676360 gene encoding sugar transport protein MST4-like has translation MPAGGLSVSAPPGMEFEAKITPIVVTSCVMAATGGLMFGYDIGVSGGVSSMEDFLREFFPTVLRNKHDKEGSNYCKFNDQGLQLFTSSLYLAGLTSTFFASYTTRQLGRRVTMLIAGAFFIIGVIFNAAAHNLGMLIIGRILLGCGVGFANQAVPLFLSEIAPPRIRGGLNALFQLNITVGILFANIVNFGTSKIHPWGWRLSLSLAGLPALLLTASALFMVDTPNSLIERGMPELGKAVLKKIRGTDNVDPEFNEIVEASRVARNVKHPFRSLLQRRNRPLLAITVLLQMFQQMTGINAIMFYAPVLFTTLGFKADAALYSAVITGAVNALSTLVSVYTVDRVGRRMLLLDAGVQMFLSLVAMAVVMRIKVTDNSDNLDRDWAIMVVVIICNFVSSFAWSWGPLGWLIPSETFPLETRSAGQSISVCANLLFTFVFAQAFLSMLCHLKYFIFLFSAVSVVVMSLFVLLFLPETKNVPIEEMADTVWKRHWFWKRFMNDEGNSHRVGEANNIYSAAI, from the exons ATGCCGGCAGGAGGGTTGTCGGTGTCGGCGCCGCCCGGCATGGAGTTCGAGGCCAAGATCACGCCTATTGTAGTCACCTCCTGCGTCATGGCGGCCACCGGTGGGCTCATGTTCGGTTACGACATCGGCGTATCAG GCGGGGTGTCGTCAATGGAGGATTTCCTGCGTGAGTTCTTCCCGACGGTGCTGCGAAACAAGCACGACAAAGAGGGGAGCAACTACTGCAAATTCAACGACCAGGGCCTGCAGCTCTTCACATCGTCCCTCTACCTCGCCGGCCTCACCTCCACCTTCTTCGCCTCCTACACCACCCGCCAACTCGGCCGCCGCGTAACCATGCTCATAGCTGGCGCCTTCTTCATCATCGGTGTCATTTTCAACGCTGCTGCCCACAACCTCGGCATGCTCATCATCGGAAGGATCCTGCTTGGCTGCGGCGTTGGCTTTGCCAACCAG GCCGTTCCTCTGTTCTTGTCGGAGATCGCGCCGCCTAGAATCCGCGGGGGGCTCAACGCCCTGTTCCAGCTAAACATCACAGTCGGCATTCTCTTCGCCAACATTGTCAACTTTGGAACTAGCAA GATCCACCCATGGGGATGGCGGCTTTCCCTGTCCCTCGCCGGCCTTCCGGCCTTGCTGCTCACAGCAAGCGCGCTCTTCATGGTGGACACGCCCAACAGCCTCATCGAGCGCGGCATGCCGGAGCTGGGCAAAGCTGTGCTGAAGAAGATCCGCGGCACCGACAACGTGGACCCGGAGTTCAACGAGATCGTGGAGGCCAGCCGCGTCGCCCGCAACGTCAAGCACCCCTTCCGCAGCCTCCTGCAGCGCCGCAACCGTCCCCTGCTCGCCATCACCGTCCTCCTCCAGATGTTCCAGCAGATGACGGGCATAAACGCCATCATGTTCTACGCCCCGGTGCTGTTCACCACGCTGGGATTCAAGGCCGACGCGGCGCTCTACTCCGCGGTGATCACGGGGGCCGTGAACGCGCTGTCCACGCTCGTGTCCGTGTACACGGTAGACCGGGTGGGGCGGCGGATGCTGCTGCTGGACGCCGGCGTGCAAATGTTCCTGTCGCTCGTGGCCATGGCCGTCGTGATGAGGATCAAGGTGACCGACAACTCGGACAACCTCGACCGCGACTGGGCCATCATGGTCGTCGTCATAATCTGCAACTTCGTCTCCTCCTTCGCCTGGTCGTGGGGCCCGCTCGGGTGGCTCATCCCGAGCGAGACCTTCCCGCTCGAGACGCGCTCCGCGGGGCAGAGCATCAGCGTCTGCGCGAACCTGCTATTCACCTTCGTCTTTGCGCAGGCCTTCCTCTCCATGCTCTGCCACCTCAAGTATTTCATATTTCTGTTTTCCGCCGTCTCTGTCGTCGTAATGTCGCTCTTCGTCCTGCTCTTCCTCCCCGAAACGAAAAACGTACCTATCGAGGAGATGGCTGATACAGTGTGGAAACGTCACTGGTTCTGGAAGCGATTTATGAATGACGAGGGCAACAGCCACAGAGTCGGCGAAGCCAACAACATCTACAGTGCCGCTATTTAG